The genomic stretch aggctccgttgacaaaacattgttcttaaaaaCAGTCCgttgaactgttggttgtacaagtatatgttgatgacattatatttggtgcaacaaatgaactcctttacttatatttttcggaactaatgaaatcggagtttgaaatgagcatgatgggtgagctaggattcttccttgggctccaaattaagcaatcaaaggatggaatcatgatccatcaacaaaagtatattaaggaaatgcttaagaaatttgggatgactaatggtaagcctcatgatacacctatggtagccgggtccaaattggacaaagatgaactcggtaagaatgttagtgataaggtgtatagaggtatgataggctcacttctctacttgaccgcaagtcgtcccgacattctctttagtgtttgtttatgtgctaggttccaagcaaatccgaaagaatcacatttcaaagccgttaaacgaattcttcggtatttgattggaacacaaaatctttacttgTGGTATCCCTTATATTGTCCTTTTAatctcataggcttttcggatgcagACTATGCGGGATGTACGGTTGATAgaaagagcacctccggaattgcaacattcttgggtccttgtttgatctcttggggctcaaagaaacaaaacacggtagctctttcaacggccgaaagtgagtacgttagtgccgcGCATTGTttttctcaattactttgggtaagacaacaactcttggattttggtattatttttgactccgtgcccataatgtgtgataatacgagtgcaataaatatttccaaaaatcctattcaacactctaaaaccaaacatattgatattcgtcaccattttattcgtgatcatgtggagaaaggacatgttaaacttatcttttgcaagaccgaaaatcaaattgccgatatctttactaagccacttgcaagagaacattttgagaaatttagactagaaattgggttaattaattgcttgtgattcttagtatgagttttacaaatttccttaattgattaaattaaaattggatatatgtcattaagtgttctaagtgcattgacatcatgtttggaccaaaaattgacaccgtatttgtgagtcggtaatcactcaacctcatatctaaatttacgtttattatatgctaccttgcgtttttatttcgagtaatTAAATGTGTTTAagttgggccaactacctcacCTCCCTCATTTATTGGGCCATTAACTACTTCAACCCATTACCTATCCCTACCCGTCCAAACCTCCTAATCCACTTACCCTTCCATCTCCCAAATCCACAAACTCCCTCATATCTAACCTTCCCTTAACCCACAATGGTAAAAACTTCTTTCAATACTACCATACCCATCaaaccaacaaaatttacctcaccACCTGTCACATCAAATCCACCGACATCAACAACTCAAACAATGACTTCACCCAAAATCTCCTACGCATTCCCTCCTCAAACCTCAAACACGACTCCTTCAACTAACCCAGATCCACCAAACCCACAACCATCACCGAACCCCACTGATCCACCATCATCCGACGACATCCCCATCTCCACTATGGTAGGACGTCGCACACGAGGAGGTCGGAAGAAAAGCACCGCCATTCCAAGCTCTTCCTCTGAACCGGTATTGGTGAatgttgaagatgttgaagaaaCCGAGTTCGATTTAAATGAGAATCCAACCAAGTCCGCCGAGTCTGACCCGACTCCGGcgaagaaaaacaacaaaaggaaagaaaaagcctCTTCATCCCAATTACCCCCAATTTCAGAGAATGTCGAGCAGAGTAACATCGAAAACCCCCTTGTTGATACTCCCACTGAAACTCCCAGTGAACCTCCCCAGAAAAAAATCGAAACCCTTAAAGAAGAAACCTGTGTACCTTTCTCCCTCTGATCCGGTTTCCCTAACCTCTAAATGGGATTTGGCTATTGTTTGGGATCACCTCGAAAGTATTGATCTTCCCACCTCAATCTACAAAAATTGTGAGAGGCTAATGCATCCCAAGGCAATTCATTCTCCTCGGGTTTACAACCAAACCTGGTTTGAGCCTCCTGCTTTTCATTCGGTCTGTGACATGATATtggctcaaggttgggaaaaattATTGGAAATGCGTGAACCGGTCTTTGTGAGTGAAGTGATTCAATTCTTTGCAACTGTCCGAATTGATAAGTCGGGTGAATTTCTTACGGctaaggtgaacggtaagcctctaaaactgactcaatctgattttgctaccGCCCTTGATATCCCCGTCGGAGTTtatgacaaactcccctccgaaacATGGGTCGCTTTACCTTATGCCTCACCCCTTAATGTCGCCCAAGTAGTGTGTCCCAAAACTGTCTCTCCTGGTCCAGTGAGCAACACCCAAATACCCCCTCCTCTTCGAATCATTTTTAACATGTTGTGTCGATCAATTTACCCCACGGGTGATCGGGGAAATCTCACCATAGCCTAACAATATTTAATCTATCATATTGCAACTCACAAAAAGGTGAACCTAGttgggttaatgtttaagcgTTTTCATCTTATTTCGACCAAACTTTGTAGACCCTCTTCGAGCGTGCTACACTTACCCTATGGAATATGGttgtcggttgtgctcaaggcacatgggGTTTTAGTGAGTACTAGCTTGGGGTCATTGGACAtgtgtgatgttatgagtgatggtcaaatggggaagatgcttatcaaaattgaaaatgatgaattaatttcggtgaaaattaagaaggacccggaGGTTGGGTCATCTAGTCAAGTGAATACGGGTGGTATGCGGGAAGTTCTTAATGCCGTGGCTGAGTTGAGTGCTTGGCTTAAGGAAGATGCTCATCAAAAGGATTTGGCAATCTCGGCCCTTGCTTCTACAGtggacctcatccgtggtgaggtggatatcatttccacCCTCGTGTCAACAAAAGAAATTGGTGATGATGCTCATGTGGATGATGATcctttgggtagtggctcggatggtgaacaagcttcCTCCCCTTAGCCTATCCCTTTTATCTCTCGGCCTCCCTAACCTTTTACCCGTGCCTTTTCATTTTGCCTCCCCTTGTTTGTGCCCTTCTAAGACAATAttttctttacttgttatttTGATATTTGGTGGTGTATGTTAAACTCTATTTAGCCGTGTTGAACTCTGATTAACTTATgtttaatccttgtttatgttgaccttgttacccTGTCACGATTACatgtgtttttttgtgttttcttgtgaattatttgcactctaatgcttttgacatccctatccgtttgatgatgtcaagagggggaaaaggtaaactcatgctcgtaatctctttgcatattgattaactaatgtcttgtctaaccttcttagtcttgaatcttgttttggggcaatgtaaaattgtcttgGCTAGTTTGATTTTAGCTCttgccttaggtaaggtaatattgtcccttctctcatttgatcttgcttgcctaacaatcttgaatcaaggtgtttacattgcttatacattcgtttggggcttgtcatcatcaaagggggaatttgttaggttccttatgttgatgataacatggccatttgatttgtgttatcttagtttaccttttcaggattaatgattaaatccagcatggattaagaagtgttgaagttgttaatcatcctcTTGTATTGAGTCTTattgtcatctaatgtacaagcaagaaagtagagtatattagagtaatagaaacagtccagacgactgttacttttacaagtaaacagctgcttggattatAGCCAGAATTCgtaaaacttgaagtcccttttatctttcaaaatgctttcacgtgactcttatttttcaaagataaaattcAGATTTTTAATAAGGAGttggtcttcaataaagagtggtttgaattattattattttcaaaatgtttcctctttatgcaaattcaaccctttggttctttaagaaaacaaagaatgctttttgcctttttagtgttaacttgtcatcatgtgacttgtcctttctctctttgttttctgaatttgcatgaccttttaaggatatctttcaaaccatctttctctattcttgcctttgcaaaagagccctttttggtgcaagtcttgggtggttgctattgcccttcacatgtgtggtctttgacccttcaaaaccctagcaacctcctcacccatttcctctataaaaggcgagTCCCTCCTTCACAAAATCTCAAGACTTCTTTCTGAATTTattttcaagtttgcaaatttgtttttcaaagctttaaACCGTGTGTCATTTGCAAAACCTTTaaaaagtcttcaagttgttacagtcgtggctactgttacttttatactaaactctcttacttatgaattgttgatcttgtaaaagttgtccatctctattctttgctaagaatatgttagtggaaacttgatcctataacattctaagtgtgttagtagagtttaggacggagtagtttttaactcttggcaaccggagtaggtttcgagttagcttgtcataagaacggagtagttcttgtactagctttacaaccggagtaggttggtgtcttttattgtaagggtcttttagttgtcggagtagatcactaaaagaaagcaataaaaaggtagattggacgtaggcacttgagtttcttgccgaaccaattcaaaaactcgTGTTTCATTGTCTctctttatttccgctgcaatttactttgtttgtttgccttgctttgcttaaccttagaagtaacagttcatcaaactgtcacatttggtctgcagtcgtatttcacaaactgagacaaatagctacagtcagaacgattgttactttcatacttcagcaaacattcatcgtgatacttgtttaaTCTTTCAATATCATTCAaagtatcttctcatctcttttgtcctcgtaactcactttaattcaataaagttgaagttataaatttttaaatagtacctaattcaccccctccccctcttaggtacttgaatccataaactcaacagaaAAGAAGACAGCTGCGGCATTATCACAGTAAATTTTCAGCGGCCTTGCAACAGAATTCATAATGCTAATCCCTGAAAGAAAGTTCTGCACCCATAAAGCTTGAATAGTAGCCTCAAAGCACGCTACAAATTCAACTTCCATAGTGGATGAGGCAATAATTGTCTGTTTAGCACTCTTCCAGGAGATTGCCCCCCCAGCTAACGTAAACACATAACCAAAGGTGTTTTTCCTTGAGTCCACACATCCTCCAAAATCTGAGTCAGCATATCCAATAACCTCAAGCTGATCAGTATGTCTATAAGTGAACATTTTGTCCCTTGTTCCCTTTAAGTACCTTAAAACTTTCTTAGCCGCACTCCAATGACCCATTCCAGGATTGGACTGATATCGACCCAACATACCCACTTTGCAAAACTTATGTCGGGTCTTACGGACACTGCGCATACATTAAGCTTCCAACTAGAGATGCATAAGGAAAGTTTTTCATGGCATTTCGTTCTAGTTCAGTCTTAGGACACATACTTAAGCTGAACTTATCCCCTTTCTGAATAGGAACATCATTGGGATTACATTTTACCATGTTAAATCTTTCTAAGACCCTCATGATATAGGCTTTCTGAGACAACCCTAATGTCCTTTGTGATCTGTCTCGAGATATTTCCACCCCGGTCACATAGGACGCCTCTCCCATATCTTTCATCTCAAAGTTGCTTGATAGGAAATCTTTAGTTTGATGTAATAGTCCCAAATCACTGCTTGCGATGAGTATATCATCGGCATATAAGACCAAAAATGCAAACTTACTCCCACTGATCTTCAGGTATATACACTGATCAACAGTGTTTTCTTGAAACCCAAAGGAGGTGATGGTATTATGGAACTTAATATACCAttgccgagaagcttgcttaagcccataaatggacttctttaaTATACAGACTTTGTCCTCTTTGTCATCAATAATGAAGCCTTCAGGCTGAGCCATATAGACTTCTTCTTCCAAACTCCCATTCAAGAAtgccgttttcacatccatttgatgtagctCTAAGTCAAAATGAGCTACTAAAGCTAAAATGATCCGTAAAGAATCCTTCTTAGAAAACGGAGAgaaggtttcattataatcaatgcATTCTTTCGATTAAAGCCTTTAGCTACGGGTCCGGCTTTATGTCGTTCAATATTACCTAAGGAGTCGCGCTTGGTCTTAAAGACCCACTTGCAGCCGACATCCTTATGACCTCTTTGGTAAATTGACCAACTCCCGGACCTCATTCTTAGCCATAGACTCCATCTCTTCTTTCATGGCATTAATCCATTTATCGGAATCATCACTATTCATAGCTTGTGAAAACGTGAATTAGGATCATTATCCACACAAATGTCAAATTCACATTGATATACTTCATAGTCATCTGAAATAGCTGGCCTTCTAGGTCTTGTGGACCTTCTTAATGTTATTTCAGGTCTTTGTATCAACAACCTCGGTGGCGATGTTATCATTCGGAAGTGGAGGATCATCAACATTAGGTTCCACAATATTGACTGAGTCAACATTATCATTATGTGGAACTTCATCAATAGAAATTGGGGGCAAAGGAACTGGAATTGCCACCCTAACCTCATTGATGACGACATCTCTTACCTGATCACTCCCACTAACTTCGCCATTCTCAAGGAATTTGGCATTTCCGGTTTCAACAATTCTTGTCTTGTGTGTAGGACAGTAAAACCTATACCCTTTGGACTTTTCTGGATAGCCGATAAAGAAACCAATAATGGTTCTAGGATCAAGCTTCCTTTCAAGTGGATTATAAATGCGTGCCTCTGCTGGGCATCCCCATACATGTAAGTGTTGAAGACTCGGTTTCCATCCTCTCCACAGTTCAAATGGTGTCTTTGAAACTGCTTTACTGGGAACCCGATTTCCAACATACACAGCAGTCATAAGGGCATGCATCCACAACCTCATGGGTAGATTGGTATTACTCATCATTGTCCTCACAGCCTCTAATAGGGTTCGATTACGCCTCTCAGCAACACCATTCATCCATGGAGAACCAGGAGTTGTGTACTCAGGGACAATACCCAAACTTTCAAGGAGTTTTGCAAAAGGACCAGGATGTTGTCCTGATTCATCATATTTGCCATAATATTCACCACCCCTATCTGACCTTACGATTTTCACTTTCTTTCCCAATTGCCTTTCCACCTCCTTAATGTAAACCTCTAAAGCGTTTACTGATTGAGATTTTTCATGCAAAAGGTAAAGATAACAAtaacttgaataatcatcaataaAGGTGATGAAATATTTCTCTCCGCTCATGGAGGGAACATCAAATGGACCACATATGTCTGTATGTATAATTTCTAAAAAAGCAGTGCTTCTTGTGGACCCTTTCTTGGTGTGTTTGGTTTGCTTACCCTTAATGCATTCCACACACGTCTCAAAATCCGTAAAATCAAGAGAAGGTAGTATATTGTCTTTAACCAATATGCTCATTCTTTCTCTTGAAATATGGGCCAACCGTTTATGCCACAAGAAGGAGGAACTTTCATTAGACCTTCCACGTTTCGAACTAACATTATTATGCAGGGAAACATTATGAGAAACACAAAGAGATTCTGAAAACAATTTATCTAAATAAATTCGATACAATCCGTTTTCCaaaattccagaaccaacaaaaaTATTGTCTCGAAACATACTGAAACAACCTTGTCCAAAACTTAATTTAAAACCATCATTATCTAACTTAGAGACTGAAATTAAATTGCGTCCGAAGGAGGGAACATAAAGGGTATCCTCCAACTTCAACTTAAATCCAGTGCTTAATTCCAAGCTAAACCTTCCAATGGCTTCTACGGAGGCTTTATCTTTATTCCCCATGTATAAGGAGGCCTCATTTGGATTTATGGTTCTTGTCGTAAGGAATCCCCTTCTTTTCGAACCAATTCTTACGCTTTATGCAGTCATTCTGAAAGTGCCAGGTTTCTTACGGAAAAAACAACTTTCCGCTTCTTAATATCCTTCTTTATGCCAGATCCAGATGACTTATCGAATGGCCGGACTTCATGCCCTTTCTGTTTCCAAACTTACCCTTAGATTTCCCGCTTACATGATGCACATGATGTGCCTGGGATAAGCCAAGATTCTTACTTGAGGCATCACCTCATCTTTCGATTTGATTCTTTCACGCTTCTGAACCAGTTTATTGGTCAATTCATTAACACTCCAAATTTCCTTAACAGTGTTGTAATGAAGATGGAAAGCATCAAACTTATCGGCAAAGAGTTGATGATAAACTGGGcgaggaacggatcctcaactttCATGCCCAGTTTTCCCAACTTAGTTCCCAGATTCGTCATGTGTAACACATGCCTTTGCATGGTGGTTACACTCTCATTATACTTAGCAGTGGTAAGTTCGGACATAAGCCTTCCAGCTACCGCTTTATCGGTAGTCCGAAAGCGTTCTTAATGATTTCCATGTACTTACGGGTGTGTTACACTGTCTCCGAAATGGAGGACTTAATGTTTGGTGCGGTGGTAAGACGCAAAAACTTTAGGCAAAGACTATCAGATTTATTCCACCAGTTATACTcttcaagtacttctttactcGCATCGGAAATTTGGTTGGTGGAGTGACCCAGTAAGCACTTGATCGAGTTCAAGGATCCCTAAATAGAACTCGAGATGCTCTTTCCATTCTCAGTAATTAGTACCATCAAGTTGTGGAACAACTTGGACACGATTATTGAGAGAGCTTTGCAATGGTACTGCATTATGAACAATGCTCAAAACATTAGGCTTTGAGTTTAACACACAATAGCAATTATGACTAAGACTTGAAACTTAAATGAGTAACTCATAAACATTTATCAGGCAAGTATAGTATATGTGGACAACCTACACATGCTTAATTACATAATAGAGTATACTCTCCTTAATGAGTGTTTCACTTTAATGTCAGGTTACC from Silene latifolia isolate original U9 population chromosome 5, ASM4854445v1, whole genome shotgun sequence encodes the following:
- the LOC141654732 gene encoding secreted RxLR effector protein 161-like, which gives rise to MGHWSAAKKVLRYLKGTRDKMFTYRHTDQLEVIGYADSDFGGCVDSRKNTFGYVFTLAGGAISWKSAKQTIIASSTMEVEFVACFEATIQALWVQNFLSGISIMNSVARPLKIYCDNAAAVFFSVEFMDSKRSLEIL